Proteins co-encoded in one Xiphophorus couchianus chromosome 3, X_couchianus-1.0, whole genome shotgun sequence genomic window:
- the LOC114141556 gene encoding C-X-C chemokine receptor type 3-like, protein MVILDGILNETQPSDYDYDYKYKDEDVDKAVWIPILFSILVIVGLLGNGLLLAVLAQKRRPWRISDSFILQLGVVDILLLLTLPLYAAHATQSCGWCSQTVLRVCGAFFKINLYVGAFLLVCICLDHYLSSIHAGRCRNHRTSLAILGCLLAWLISVTLTVLDGIFLVNTESMPGKALSAHSHPKTKVDWQLISRVLHLGVGFFLPALIQIVFCSHIMIQCKSNRQIRIRPVLLILSLVGVFLLCWIPYNITLFIDTISYTSKDFLKNLFVDHINSLKAAVKVTSAVSCISACVRPPLYFLFCGNFRKAVFSVLTCAKVECRSSLWELGMEAPHDQCRSEEEMNQMTSA, encoded by the exons ATGGTAATTTTGGATGGAATATTGAACGAGACTCAACCCTCCGACTATGACTATGACTACAAATATAAAGATGAAGATGTCGATAAGGCAGTGTGGATCCCAATTCTGTTCTCCATATTGGTGATCGTTGGGTTGTTGGGGAATGGACTTCTCCTGGCAGTCCTGGCTCAGAAGAGGCGACCCTGGAGAATATCGGACAGTTTTATTCTCCAACTAGGAGTGGTGGACATCCTGCTGCTGTTGACCCTGCCCCTCTATGCTGCCCATGCCACTCAAAGCTGTGGATGGTGCTCACAGACTGTCCTCAGGGTCTGTGGAGCTTTTTTTAAG atCAACCTATATGTGGGGGCATTTCTTCTGGTTTGCATCTGCCTGGATCACTACCTGTCCTCCATACATGCCGGCCGGTGTAGAAACCACAGAACCAGCTTGGCGATCCTGGGCTGTCTGCTGGCGTGGCTCATTTCTGTCACCCTTACTGTCCTGGATGGGATTTTTCTTGTCAATACTGAGTCAATGCCAGGAAAAGCCCTCTCTGCTCACTCTCACCCCAAAACTAAAGTTGACTGGCAGCTAATCTCACGTGTGCTCCACCTTGGAGTCGGCTTCTTCCTCCCTGCACTTATCCAAATTGTGTTCTGTTCCCACATCATGATACAATGCAAATCCAATCGCCAGATCAGGATAAGACCTGTTCTGCTCATCTTATCTCTGGTGGGAGTTTTCCTACTCTGCTGGATCCCATACAACATCACCCTCTTTATAGACACCATCTCCTACACATCGAAAGACTTTCTCAAAAACCTTTTTGTAGATCATATTAATTCTTTAAAAGCAGCTGTGAAAGTCACCTCAGCTGTAAGCTGCATCAGTGCCTGCGTCAGGCCTCCtttatactttttgttttgtggaaacTTCCGGAAAGCAGTATTCAGCGTCCTTACATGTGCAAAGGTTGAATGCAGGAGCTCACTGTGGGAGCTGGGCATGGAGGCGCCACATGACCAGTGTCGCTCAGAGGAGGAGATGAACCAGATGACGAGTGCATAA